Proteins from a genomic interval of Rosa chinensis cultivar Old Blush chromosome 2, RchiOBHm-V2, whole genome shotgun sequence:
- the LOC112187833 gene encoding RNA demethylase ALKBH9B isoform X1: MTDGNNRDEPIDPFLVGYQPSELRIASEFLTTWLPFLTRDLCHGCATALADRVRSLGPEVSGDSKMSNPDENSSGLTPKSKELQEASDNGDGDDDYDDNYDMNSLGSWKEGTDGVSEPYQEVSTSGLASKSSSVGTSNTRMSWADMAQEDELEEEEELNKRLVSVNASAGDLRITKSTLPREQREHIRFMSVKRKKDFESLERFKGKYVNVVEGLELHTGIFSAAEQKRIVDYIYDLEKKGRNGELKARTFTAPRKWMKGKGRVTIQFGCCYNYAVDKNGNPPGILQDEMVDPLPSLFKVIIRRLVRWHVLPQTCIPDSCIVNIYEEGDCIPPHIDNHDFVRPFCTVSFLSECNILFGTNLKIIDAGEFEGPLKIPLPVGSVLVLNGRGADVAKHCVPAVPTKRISITFRRMDESKRPVWYAPEPDLQEIQPLSYEEDNGYRSHSPRSEPRTRRQSTRRVDNLKTSGPSERSYSRSEPRDSTWRGRGSGSRWNRGRGRGNLGS; this comes from the exons ATGACTGACGGCAACAACCGAGACGAACCCATCGACCCGTTTCTCGTCGGTTACCAGCCGTCGGAGCTCCGAATCGCGTCGGAGTTCCTCACCACGTGGCTTCCTTTCCTCACCAGAGATCTCTGCCACGGCTGCGCCACCGCTCTCGCCGATCGCGTCCGCTCTCTCGGCCCAG AAGTTAGCGGTGATTCTAAGATGTCTAATCCGGATGAGAATTCGAGTGGTTTGACACCAAAAAGCAAGGAATTGCAGGAGGCTAGTGATAATGGTGATGGCGATGATGACTATGATGATAACTACGACATGAATTCGCTAGGTAGTTGGAAGGAGGGGACGGATGGGGTATCGGAACCCTACCAGGAAGTTTCTACCAGTGGCCTGGCTTCGAAATCCTCCTCTGTGGGGACTTCAAATACTCGAATGTCGTGGGCCGATATGGCACAGGAAGACGAGctggaggaagaggaggagttGAATAAGCGGTTGGTTAGTGTAAATGCTTCTGCTGGTGACTTGAGGATAACAAAGTCTACATTGCCGAGGGAGCAGAGGGAGCACATTAGGTTCATGAGtgtgaagaggaagaaagatTTTGAATCTCTTGAGAGGTTTAAAGGGAAATATGTTAACGTTGTAGAGGGGCTGGAGCTTCACACTGGTATCTTCAGTGCAGCAGAACAGAAGAGGATAGTTGATTATATTTATGACCTCGAAAAGAAGGGCAGAAATGGTGAATTGAAAG CACGAACTTTTACTGCACCACGAAAGTGGATGAAGGGCAAGGGTCGTGTAACCATTCAGTTTGGTTGTTGCTACAATTATGCAGTG GATAAAAATGGTAATCCACCTGGTATCCTCCAGGACGAAATGGTAGATCCTTTACCCAGTCTTTTTAAGGTTATCATTAGGAGGCTGGTTAGATGGCATGTGCTTCCTCAGACATGTATACCTGATAGTTGCATTGTCAACATATACGAGGAAGGGGACTGTATCCCTCCGCACATTGACAACCATGACTTTGTTCGACCATTTTGTACCGTTTCATTTCTTAGTGAGTGCAATATACTTTTTGGAACGAACTTAAAGATTATTGATGCTGGTGAGTTTGAGGGCCCACTTAAAATCCCCTTGCCAGTTGG ATCTGTTCTGGTTTTAAATGGAAGAGGCGCTGATGTGGCTAAGCATTGTGTGCCTGCAGTACCTACGAAGCG GATATCAATCACATTTAGAAGAATGGATGAATCCAAGCGGCCAGTTTGGTATGCTCCAGAACCTGATTTGCAAGAGATTCAACCATTGTCCTATGAAGAGGACAACGGTTATAGGTCACATTCTCCTAGAAGTGAACCACGTACAAGGAGACAGTCAACTAGAAGAGTAGATAACCTAAAAACAAGTGGACCCTCTGAGAGAAGTTACAGCCGCTCAGAGCCTCGCGACTCAACTTGGAGAGGACGCGGATCTGGAAGTAGGTGGAACCGTGGAAGGGGCAGGGGGAATCTGGGGAGCTAG
- the LOC112183695 gene encoding protein WUSCHEL, whose translation MEPQTQQPTEDGGSNKAAGSSANMLCRQSSTRWTPTTDQIRILKELYYNKGVRSPTAEQIQRICLQLKRYGKIEGKNVFYWFQNHKARERQKKRFTSDVHVPMQRSGLVGNGNGTNWKPEDQYINMNNKYSNICQGVSSASASASSAGVIAFNGQMGNYGGYGSMNMEKSFRDCSISAGGGTSSTGVGGSISHNFGSWVGCNVDPYSSSSYTTSTSTTFFDMNEEQTFMEQRGEDHQEIETLPLFPMHGEDIFGNMKTTSEGGGGYGYYSGGWGGYNGGSRTSLELSLNSYGYNTTNYY comes from the exons atggaaccacaaacccagcaaccaaccgaggatggaggaagcaacaaagcagCAGGGAGTAGTGCTAACATGCTTTGCAGGCAGAGCAGTACCAGGTGGACTCCCACTACagatcagataagaatcctCAAAGAGCTTTACTACAACAAGGGAGTTAGGTCCCCAACTGCAGAGCAGATTCAGAGGATCTGTCTCCAGCTGAAACGGTACGGAAAGATCGAGGGCAAGAATGTTTTTTACTGGTTCCAGAACCACAAGGCCCGGGAGAGGCAGAAGAAGAGGTTCACTTCAGATGTTCATGTGCCCATGCAAAGATCAGGGCTTGTTGGTAATGGTAATGGTACCAATTGGAAACCTGAGGATCAATATATTAACATGAACAACAAGTACTCTAACATTTGTCAAG GAGTTTCTTCTGcatctgcttctgcttcttcagCTGGTGTGATTGCTTTTAACGGGCAGATGGGGAACTATGGTGGTTATGGATCTATGAACATGGAGAAGAGTTTTAGG GATTGTTCAATCTCAGCTGGAGGGGGAACTAGTTCTACTGGTGTTGGTGGATCTATTAGTCACAATTTTGGGTCATGGGTCGGCTGCAacgttgacccatattcctcctcatcCTACACTACTAGTACTAGTACTACTTTCTTTGACATGAATGAAGAACaaactttcatggaacaacgaggagaagatcaccaggagattgaaacccttccactattccccatgcacggtgaggacatctttggcaacatgaagactacttccgaagGAGGTGGCGGCTACGGCTACTACTCCGGTGGCTGGGGCGGCTACAACGGTGGCTCTCGcacttcccttgagctcagcctcaactcctacggctACAACACCACCAATTACTACTGA
- the LOC112187833 gene encoding RNA demethylase ALKBH9B isoform X2 — protein sequence MTDGNNRDEPIDPFLVGYQPSELRIASEFLTTWLPFLTRDLCHGCATALADRVRSLGPEVSGDSKMSNPDENSSGLTPKSKELQEASDNGDGDDDYDDNYDMNSLGSWKEGTDGVSEPYQEVSTSGLASKSSSVGTSNTRMSWADMAQEDELEEEEELNKRLVSVNASAGDLRITKSTLPREQREHIRFMSVKRKKDFESLERFKGKYVNVVEGLELHTGIFSAAEQKRIVDYIYDLEKKGRNGELKARTFTAPRKWMKGKGRVTIQFGCCYNYAVDKNGNPPGILQDEMVDPLPSLFKVIIRRLVRWHVLPQTCIPDSCIVNIYEEGDCIPPHIDNHDFVRPFCTVSFLSECNILFGTNLKIIDAGEFEGPLKIPLPVGSVLVLNGRGADVAKHCVPAVPTKR from the exons ATGACTGACGGCAACAACCGAGACGAACCCATCGACCCGTTTCTCGTCGGTTACCAGCCGTCGGAGCTCCGAATCGCGTCGGAGTTCCTCACCACGTGGCTTCCTTTCCTCACCAGAGATCTCTGCCACGGCTGCGCCACCGCTCTCGCCGATCGCGTCCGCTCTCTCGGCCCAG AAGTTAGCGGTGATTCTAAGATGTCTAATCCGGATGAGAATTCGAGTGGTTTGACACCAAAAAGCAAGGAATTGCAGGAGGCTAGTGATAATGGTGATGGCGATGATGACTATGATGATAACTACGACATGAATTCGCTAGGTAGTTGGAAGGAGGGGACGGATGGGGTATCGGAACCCTACCAGGAAGTTTCTACCAGTGGCCTGGCTTCGAAATCCTCCTCTGTGGGGACTTCAAATACTCGAATGTCGTGGGCCGATATGGCACAGGAAGACGAGctggaggaagaggaggagttGAATAAGCGGTTGGTTAGTGTAAATGCTTCTGCTGGTGACTTGAGGATAACAAAGTCTACATTGCCGAGGGAGCAGAGGGAGCACATTAGGTTCATGAGtgtgaagaggaagaaagatTTTGAATCTCTTGAGAGGTTTAAAGGGAAATATGTTAACGTTGTAGAGGGGCTGGAGCTTCACACTGGTATCTTCAGTGCAGCAGAACAGAAGAGGATAGTTGATTATATTTATGACCTCGAAAAGAAGGGCAGAAATGGTGAATTGAAAG CACGAACTTTTACTGCACCACGAAAGTGGATGAAGGGCAAGGGTCGTGTAACCATTCAGTTTGGTTGTTGCTACAATTATGCAGTG GATAAAAATGGTAATCCACCTGGTATCCTCCAGGACGAAATGGTAGATCCTTTACCCAGTCTTTTTAAGGTTATCATTAGGAGGCTGGTTAGATGGCATGTGCTTCCTCAGACATGTATACCTGATAGTTGCATTGTCAACATATACGAGGAAGGGGACTGTATCCCTCCGCACATTGACAACCATGACTTTGTTCGACCATTTTGTACCGTTTCATTTCTTAGTGAGTGCAATATACTTTTTGGAACGAACTTAAAGATTATTGATGCTGGTGAGTTTGAGGGCCCACTTAAAATCCCCTTGCCAGTTGG ATCTGTTCTGGTTTTAAATGGAAGAGGCGCTGATGTGGCTAAGCATTGTGTGCCTGCAGTACCTACGAAGCGGTAA
- the LOC112187996 gene encoding endoglucanase 2, translating into MVEGEEKAYHRESNTSWGWRLILLLYISLVAAAATLTLLRNFNLYFHSSQVTQLSARPGPVVQNYANALQLATQFFDAQKSGKLMKNRVAWRGDSGLQDGSEEGLDLSKGMYDAGDLLKFGFPMAFTATVLSWAILEYGDQMKEVKQLGHAHDSLKWITDYLINAHPSPNVLYIQVLIACKVTVGDPELDHNCWQRPETMTERRPLVKINTSFPGTEVAAETAAAMASASLVFRKIDSSYSKSLLKHAEQLFNFADTYRGSYSASIPQVQGFYNSSGYADELLWAATWLYHATGDLDYLKYVTEQNGPAFANWGSPSWFSWDDKHAATQVHLVLNPTPQSSVCPIVEQVLMSRISFFGAKELLMAENLDLQMYRKTAEVFLCGLIPDSPTAAPDRTDNGLIWVEEWNCLQHAMSSAFLAVLYSDYMVTSQTEMLYCDGKIYKPEDLRSFSISQADYALGKNPMKMSYLVGYGGNYPQQVHHRGSSIPVDADTGCRDGFKWLYSPDPNPNVAVGALVGGPFQNDSYMDIRNNSKQGEPSTYNSALIVALLSGLVSTSSVPKHL; encoded by the exons atggtggaaggagaagaaaaagctTATCACAGAGAGTCGAACACAAGCTGGGGTTGGCGGTTAATTCTGTTACTATATATATCTCTCGTTGCCGCAGCTGCTACCCTCACTCTGCTAAGAAACTTCAACCTCTACTTCCATTCAAGTCAGGTGACTCAGCTCTCGGCTCGACCCGGACCTGTAGTACAAAACTACGCCAACGCTCTTCAACTCGCCACCCAATTCTTCGACGCCCAAAAAT CTGGGAAGCTGATGAAGAACCGGGTCGCGTGGAGAGGCGACTCGGGGCTCCAAGATGGGAGTGAGGAGGGGTTAGACTTATCAAAGGGGATGTATGATGCTGGTGATCTTTTAAAGTTTGGGTTTCCTATGGCTTTCACTGCAACAGTTTTGTCTTGGGCTATTCTTGAATATGGGGACCAAATGAAAGAGGTGAAGCAATTGGGTCATGCCCATGACTCGCTGAAGTGGATCACTGATTACTTGATCAATGCACATCCTTCCCCAAATGTGCTCTATATCCAGGTACTCATTGCTTGCAAAGTTACA GTGGGTGATCCTGAATTAGACCACAATTGTTGGCAAAGACCTGAAACCATGACAGAGAGAAGGCCCCTAGTTAAAATCAACACATCTTTCCCAGGAACAGAAGTGGCAGCAGAAACAGCAGCAGCTATGGCATCAGCATCTCTTGTTTTCAGGAAAATCGACTCCTCATACTCAAAATCGCTCCTCAAGCATGCCGAGCAGCTGTTTAATTTTGCCGATACTTATAGAGGTTCTTACAGTGCCAGCATACCCCAAGTGCAGGGGTTCTACAACTCTTCAGGATATGCAGATGAGCTATTGTGGGCAGCTACCTGGCTCTACCATGCAACTGGAGATCTGGACTACCTCAAGTATGTGACCGAACAGAACGGGCCAGCATTTGCTAACTGGGGAAGTCCATCTTGGTTTAGTTGGGATGACAAGCATGCTGCAACTCAAGTACATTTAGTTCTTAAT CCAACTCCACAGAGTTCTGTTTGTCCCATTGTGGAGCAGGTTTTGATGTCCAGGATAAGTTTCTTCGGTGCAAAAGAGCTCCTTATGGCAGAGAACCTTGATCTCCAGATGTACCGAAAAACTGCAGAGGTCTTCTTGTGTGGACTTATTCCTGATTCGCCTACGGCCGCACCTGACAGAACAGACA ATGGTCTGATATGGGTGGAAGAATGGAACTGTCTACAACATGCTATGTCTTCAGCCTTTCTAGCAGTTCTCTATAGCGACTACATGGTTACGTCTCAGACTGAAATGCTGTATTGTGATGGGAAAATTTACAAGCCCGAAGATCTTCGTAGCTTCTCCATCTCTCAG GCAGATTATGCGTTGGGAAAAAATCCGATGAAGATGAGTTATCTTGTAGGGTATGGGGGTAACTACCCTCAACAAGTGCACCATAGGGGATCTTCAATTCCTGTTGATGCAGACACTGGCTGCAGAGATGGGTTTAAATGGCTGTACTCCCCCGATCCGAATCCAAATGTAGCTGTTGGTGCCCTGGTTGGTGGCCCTTTTCAGAATGATAGCTATATGGATATCAGGAACAATTCAAAGCAAGGTGAACCAAGCACTTACAATAGTGCTCTCATTGTTGCCCTACTCTCTGGCTTAGTTTCCACTTCTTCGGTGCCCAAGCACTTATAA
- the LOC112187963 gene encoding uncharacterized protein LOC112187963, which translates to MEAKLLHLLASKPVAPPNLALAKPTCNHIFPPTRPHHLRITPICSSSDGGSSTSPDTTDSNSAPTPTDTVGIRFKKRSRKKAKQQREQREGEGSGERFIKAEADVPKKWEEMSLGEQALELYLGEKGLLYWINKFAYASIFIVIGAWILFRFVGPALNLYQLDSAPLSPSAILKGS; encoded by the coding sequence ATGGAAGCTAAACTCCTCCATCTCCTTGCTTCAAAACCAGTTGCACCACCCAACCTCGCCCTCGCCAAACCTACCTGTAACCACATCTTCCCACCCACCCGGCCGCACCATCTCAGAATCACTCCTATCTGCAGTAGCAGTGATGGTGGTAGCAGTACTAGCCCCGACACTACTGACAGCAACAGCGCGCCAACGCCGACAGACACCGTGGGAATACGGTTCAAGAAGAGGTCTAGAAAGAAGGCGAAGCAGCAGAGAGAGCAGAGGGAGGGTGAAGGCAGTGGTGAACGGTTCATCAAGGCTGAAGCTGATGTTCCGAAGAAGTGGGAGGAAATGAGCCTGGGGGAACAGGCCTTGGAGCTTTACTTGGGGGAGAAGGGTTTGCTGTATTGGATAAACAAGTTTGCTTATGCTTCCATCTTCATTGTTATCGGAGCTTGGATTCTCTTCAGGTTCGTCGGGCCAGCGCTTAACCTTTACCAGTTGGACTCGGCTCCTCTTTCTCCTTCTGCCATCCTCAAGGGTTCCTGA
- the LOC112187962 gene encoding uncharacterized protein LOC112187962 isoform X2, translated as MAEGREGDWECGGCRNRNYAFRSYCNRCRQPRLLVDTKTPADSKWLPRIGDWICTGCTNNNYASREKCKKCGQNKELAAMPAIAMPGTSLPAYSNYLGRGQGGLDPKMSFGVMGNGPPQQPFPLNSNWPGVDKYGVQPGSALPVGGIHNAGLPYANPGNEIPKGFRSGDWICSCGFHNYQSRTQCKRCNAFPPALGIKRLASEEFVNDWDNKRLNLGHAIGQQQSYPGFEVVGARGHPIAGPYGHYPGLNSVGAPNLQVPMPLTQHATTPTLFGKGCKTERDAAAQPVNVM; from the exons ATGGCCGAAGGAAGAGAAGGGGATTGGGAATGCGGTGGATGCAGAAACAGAAACTACGCCTTCAGATCCTACTGCAATCGCTGCCGCCAGCCTCGTCTCCTCGTCGACACCAAAACCCCCGCAGACTCCAAATGGCTCCCCCGTATCGGCGATTGGATCTGCACCG GTTGCACTAACAACAATTATGCATCAAGAGAGAAGTGCAAAAAGTGCGGACAAAATAAGGAGTTAGCAGCAATGCCGGCCATTGCAATGCCCGGAACTTCTCTCCCGGCTTATTCAAATTATTTGGGCCGAGGCCAAGGAGGATTGGATCCAAAGATGAGTTTTGGAGTGATGGGGAATGGTCCTCCACAGCAGCCGTTTCCTCTGAACTCGAACTGGCCAGGGGTTGATAAGTATGGAGTCCAGCCGGGTTCTGCTTTGCCCGTAGGTGGAATCCATAATGCTGGACTTCCGTATGCAAACCCTGGTAATGAGATTCCGAAAGGATTTCGCTCTGGTGACTGGATATGTAGCTGTGGTTTTCATAATTACCAGTCTCGTACCCAG TGCAAAAGGTGCAATGCCTTTCCTCCAG CTCTTGGAATCAAACGGTTAGCATCTGAAGAGTTTGTTAATGATTGGGATAACAAGAGATTGAACTTGGGACAT GCAATTGGGCAGCAGCAATCTTATCCTGGGTTTGAGGTGGTAGGGGCCAGGGGTCATCCCATAGCTGGACCTTACGGTCATTATCCTGGTCTGAACTCAGTTGGGGCTCcaaatttgcaagtccccaTGCCATTAACACAGCATGCAACGACACCTACACTCTTTGGGAAAGG ATGCAAGACCGAAAGAGATGCAGCTGCTCAGCCAGTCAATGTCATGTAG
- the LOC112187962 gene encoding uncharacterized RNA-binding protein C17H9.04c isoform X1 has product MAEGREGDWECGGCRNRNYAFRSYCNRCRQPRLLVDTKTPADSKWLPRIGDWICTGCTNNNYASREKCKKCGQNKELAAMPAIAMPGTSLPAYSNYLGRGQGGLDPKMSFGVMGNGPPQQPFPLNSNWPGVDKYGVQPGSALPVGGIHNAGLPYANPGNEIPKGFRSGDWICSCGFHNYQSRTQCKRCNAFPPALGIKRLASEEFVNDWDNKRLNLGHAIGQQQSYPGFEVVGARGHPIAGPYGHYPGLNSVGAPNLQVPMPLTQHATTPTLFGKGAKQWRNGDWMCTNCDNHNYASRLSCNRCKTERDAAAQPVNVM; this is encoded by the exons ATGGCCGAAGGAAGAGAAGGGGATTGGGAATGCGGTGGATGCAGAAACAGAAACTACGCCTTCAGATCCTACTGCAATCGCTGCCGCCAGCCTCGTCTCCTCGTCGACACCAAAACCCCCGCAGACTCCAAATGGCTCCCCCGTATCGGCGATTGGATCTGCACCG GTTGCACTAACAACAATTATGCATCAAGAGAGAAGTGCAAAAAGTGCGGACAAAATAAGGAGTTAGCAGCAATGCCGGCCATTGCAATGCCCGGAACTTCTCTCCCGGCTTATTCAAATTATTTGGGCCGAGGCCAAGGAGGATTGGATCCAAAGATGAGTTTTGGAGTGATGGGGAATGGTCCTCCACAGCAGCCGTTTCCTCTGAACTCGAACTGGCCAGGGGTTGATAAGTATGGAGTCCAGCCGGGTTCTGCTTTGCCCGTAGGTGGAATCCATAATGCTGGACTTCCGTATGCAAACCCTGGTAATGAGATTCCGAAAGGATTTCGCTCTGGTGACTGGATATGTAGCTGTGGTTTTCATAATTACCAGTCTCGTACCCAG TGCAAAAGGTGCAATGCCTTTCCTCCAG CTCTTGGAATCAAACGGTTAGCATCTGAAGAGTTTGTTAATGATTGGGATAACAAGAGATTGAACTTGGGACAT GCAATTGGGCAGCAGCAATCTTATCCTGGGTTTGAGGTGGTAGGGGCCAGGGGTCATCCCATAGCTGGACCTTACGGTCATTATCCTGGTCTGAACTCAGTTGGGGCTCcaaatttgcaagtccccaTGCCATTAACACAGCATGCAACGACACCTACACTCTTTGGGAAAGG AGCAAAGCAATGGCGTAATGGGGATTGGATGTGCACAAATTGCGACAATCACAATTATGCATCTCGATTAAGTTGCAATAG ATGCAAGACCGAAAGAGATGCAGCTGCTCAGCCAGTCAATGTCATGTAG